AGAGGCTCCCCCCCGGTTCCCTCCACGCCTGAACAGTGTTATCTGTCTCTTAGGCCTTGCTCTTGCTGCCACCATAACCCCTGAGGGCCTCCCAGACTAATAGATTGCCAGGGCGAGGCCCCTCATGGAGTCTTCTGctctcctccctgctcaggtGTCGGGGAGCACCACCCGGGGTAGGTCCGTGTCGTGTCTCTTGGCGCCCAGAGGGAGGAATTCAGGGGGAAGGACTGCTCCCCTCTGGGATCCGGGGTGTCCTGGTGCAAAAGGCTTTGGCTCCTGGTGGATCTCTGCGGGTTCCTTGCTTCTGTGTGCAGGATTTTTGACTTCACCTTCGGGATGCAGCTTCCCACAGGCTCCCTGTGTGCTTCTCGCCTCTGGATGCAGTGGAAGCCACCAACCTGCTCTTTGTTCCTTTGAAGGGGTTAAAGCTGGTGACGGGGGTGTCTCCACCTTGTTTAAAATGAAGGCTTgtggttttcctctcttccaGAGGCTCCCAGGGCTCTGTTTCTCTCCCGGGGCTCCGTCATGTCGTGCTTCTCCCAGCTGTGGCATTCCAGCACTCCGGACTCTCCCACCAGCCCGACCCCTGCCTCTCCTGGTGAAGTCCCCATCCCCATCAGCCCCATCGTGGTGACCTCCCCAGGAGATGGCAAGAGGAAGGCGAGATCCCCCACCAGCTCCCCGGGCTCGCCCAACCCGACCTCTCCCAAGCCGACGTCCCCCGTGGAGTGCTCCATCTGCTTCAACACCTACGACAACACCTTCAAGACCCCCAAACTGCTCCAGTGCTCCCACGTTTTCTGCCTGGAATGCGTGGCCCGCCTGAGCACGGGGCTGCCCCCCAACCAGCCCGAGGACCTGCTGCCCTGCCCCTTCTGCAGGCAGCTCACCAACATCCCCCAGGAAGGCGCTCCCGCCCTGGAGACCAGCAAGGAgctgctggccacgctgcccCCGGAGCTGCAGCGGGAGAAGGTGCTGTGGATGGAGGGCACCAAGCTGTGCTGCCGGAGGGCCTCGGACGACGCCGAGAACCCGGAGTCGTGCATCTCCATCGACGTGGCCATGAGCAAGCCCGAGAGCCCCGAGGCCCCGCCGAGGGGGCTGGCGGGGAGGTTGTCCCGCTGCGAGGTGTGCGACGACTGGAAGcgcatcctcctcctctccgcCCTCGTCATCATCCTCTTCTGCATCATCCTCTGGCCGGTGCAGTGCGCCCTGAAGACGGGCAACATGCGCTGCTTCACCAGGACTGTGGCCACCATGAGCAGGCCCGAGTACctgccccccaaacccaccacggcggcggcggcggcggcgacaGAACCCCCTTTCTTCCAGTAGCGgcccctggctctgctgagctctgcgCCCGCAGcggggaggagcagcaggacctgctgccctgccagcatTCCTTGGATtgctgggcagcccctgcgTCCCCTCCTGTGCCCGCCTCCGGGGGCTCTCCGCTGGAATGCTGCTCCAACCCGGAGTGCTGCTCCAAGGAGCCGCCTCTGCATCCTGCTGCCAAACTCTCCATGGAAACCAGAGCTGGGAAAGCCGCGGGGAGGGTTCCAGGACTGTTTCCCTCGTGTGCCTTGGCTAGAGACCAGGTGGCAGCGGGTGCAGTTCCTCGAGCTCCCCGAGGGAATAAAgggctatttttttcttttttggcaaTTTGAAGGATCTACGTGATT
Above is a window of Pseudopipra pipra isolate bDixPip1 chromosome 22, bDixPip1.hap1, whole genome shotgun sequence DNA encoding:
- the RNF223 gene encoding RING finger protein 223, whose amino-acid sequence is MSCFSQLWHSSTPDSPTSPTPASPGEVPIPISPIVVTSPGDGKRKARSPTSSPGSPNPTSPKPTSPVECSICFNTYDNTFKTPKLLQCSHVFCLECVARLSTGLPPNQPEDLLPCPFCRQLTNIPQEGAPALETSKELLATLPPELQREKVLWMEGTKLCCRRASDDAENPESCISIDVAMSKPESPEAPPRGLAGRLSRCEVCDDWKRILLLSALVIILFCIILWPVQCALKTGNMRCFTRTVATMSRPEYLPPKPTTAAAAAATEPPFFQ